The Nycticebus coucang isolate mNycCou1 chromosome 5, mNycCou1.pri, whole genome shotgun sequence genome window below encodes:
- the LOC128585573 gene encoding COMM domain-containing protein 3-like gives MCILDTIFCKPPNLHKASTIKNPCSWHLQWSSQKYVQKGFQMLADSGSFDSNAFTLLCQGAFQSLLDAQVDKAMLDHPDLKHIDPVVLKHCHTAAATYIPEARKHRVDKSIWSTYLEDCKFDQEQIELFSTEYQNNKNFLEILLGSIGRSLPHITDVSWRLEYQINTNRLHKMYRPAYLVTLNVENADSQTYPKISFGCNMGQLQDLVEKLKDVSKSLERATQLELGKITIHLRV, from the coding sequence ATGTGCATACTCGACACCATCTTCTGCAAGCCACCTAACCTTCACAAGGCTTCCACTATCAAAAATCCCTGTTCTTGGCATTTACAATGGAGCTCTCAGAAGTATGTGCAGAAAGGCTTCCAGATGCTGGCCGATTCCGGCTCCTTCGACTCCAACGCCTTCACGCTTCTCTGCCAGGGGGCTTTCCAGAGCCTGCTGGACGCCCAGGTGGACAAGGCCATGTTAGATCACCCAGACTTGAAACATATCGACCCAGTGGTTTTAAAACATTGTCATACAGCAGCTGCAACTTACATACCGGAGGCAAGAAAGCACCGTGTAGACAAATCAATTTGGAGCACTTATCTAGAAGACTGTAAATTTGACCAAGAGCAGATAGAACTATTTAGCACGGAATATCAGAATAACAAGAATTTCCTAGAAATCCTGCTGGGAAGTATAGGCAGATCTCTCCCTCATATAACTGATGTTTCCTGGAGGTTGGAATATCAGATCAATACCAATCGACTTCATAAGATGTACAGACCTGCATATTTGGTGACCTTAAATGTAGAGAATGCAGATTCCCAAACCTACCCAAAGATTAGTTTTGGTTGCAACATGGGACAATTACAGGACTTGGTGGAGAAACTTAAAGATGTTTCGAAAAGCCTGGAAAGAGCAACTCAGTTGGAACTGGGGAAAATAACGATCCACCTGAGAGTGTAG